In Tachysurus fulvidraco isolate hzauxx_2018 chromosome 3, HZAU_PFXX_2.0, whole genome shotgun sequence, a single window of DNA contains:
- the slc6a3 gene encoding sodium-dependent dopamine transporter isoform X2, with the protein MFRGRAPATLMSSVIAPSNPSGSTGPKEVELILVKEQNGVQFTTSALVSPTGQTHPSGEERETWAKKIDFLLSVIGFAVDLANVWRFPYLCYKNGGGAFLVPYMFFMVIAGMPLFYMELALGQYNREGAAGVWKICPIFKGVGFTVILISLYVGFYYNVIIAWALFYLFSSFTSELPWVNCNNTWNSANCSDLNATFLNDSHKATPALEYFERGVLHLQDSTGIDNLGLPRWQLTSCLAVVIVVLYFSLWKGVKTSGKVVWITATMPYVVLTVLLLRGVTLPGAMDGIKAYLSVDFLRLCDAQVWIEAATQICFSLGVGFGVLIAFSSYNKFTNNCYRDAIITSSINSLTSFFSGFVIFSFLGYMSQKHNVALDKVATDGPGLVFIIYPEAIATLPGSSVWAVIFFIMLLTLGIDSAMGGMESVITGLIDEFKFLHKHRELFTLFIVVSTFLISLFCVTNGGIYVFTLLDHFAAGTSILFGVLIEAIGIAWFYGVDRFSDDIQEMIGQRPGIYWRLCWKFVSPCFLLFMVVVSFATFNPPKYGSYSFPMWANMLGWCLSISSMIMVPLYAIYKFCRLPGSFCTKLAYAITPETEHHLVERGEVRQFTLHHWLVV; encoded by the exons ATGTTCAGAGGCAGAGCTCCGGCCACACTCATGTCCTCAGTCATTGCTCCCTCCAATCCCTCCGGCTCCACGGGACCCAAAGAGGTGGAGCTGATCCTGGTGAAGGAGCAGAACGGCGTTCAGTTCACCACCTCCGCCCTGGTTTCGCCGACCGGCCAGACTCATCCGTCTGGAGAGGAGCGAGAAACCTGGGCCAAGAAAATCGACTTCCTTCTGTCAGTAATCGGCTTCGCCGTGGACCTCGCTAATGTCTGGAGGTTCCCTTACCTGTGCTACAAGAATGGAGGAG GTGCCTTCCTCGTCCCCTACATGTTCTTCATGGTGATCGCCGGAATGCCGCTCTTCTATATGGAGTTAGCGCTGGGACAATACAACCGTGAAGGAGCTGCAGGAGTGTGGAAGATCTGTCCCATATTTAAAG GTGTCGGCTTCACCGTGATCCTCATCTCGCTGTACGTGGGGTTCTACTATAACGTCATCATCGCCTGGGCGCTGTTCTACCTGTTCTCGTCATTCACCTCTGAGCTGCCGTGGGTCAACTGCAACAACACGTGGAACAGTGCAAACTGCTCTGACCTCAACGCCACCTTCCTGAATGACTCGCACAAAGCCACCCCCGCTCTGGAGTACTTTGA ACGTGGTGTGCTGCACCTTCAGGACAGCACAGGGATCGATAACCTCGGACTGCCTCGCTGGCAGCTCACTTCCTGTCTTGCTGTTGTGATTGTCGTCCTTTACTTCAGTCTGTGGAAGGGAGTGAAGACCTCAGGCAAG gtggtgtgGATCACTGCCACCATGCCTTACGTGGTTCTGACAGTTCTCCTGCTGCGAGGTGTGACCCTGCCTGGAGCCATGGACGGCATTAAAGCCTACCTGAGTGTGGACTTTCTACGTCTGTGTGAtgctcag gtctggATTGAGGCGGCGACGCAAATCTGCTTTTCTTTAGGAGTCGGCTTCGGCGTTTTAATCGCCTTTTCCAGCTACAACAAATTCACCAACAACTGCTACAG AGACGCCATCATCACCAGCTCTATCAACTCACTGACCAGCTTCTTCTCTGGCTTTGTCATCTTCTCCTTCCTGGGCTACATGTCGCAGAAACACAACGTGGCTCTTGATAAAGTTGCTACAGACG GTCCTGGTTTGGTGTTTATAATTTACCCAGAAGCCATTGCAACGTTGCCGGGCTCCTCAGTCTGGGCCGTGATCTTCTTCATCATGCTGCTGACGCTGGGCATCGACAGCGCT ATGGGCGGGATGGAGTCAGTAATCACGGGACTCATAGACGAATTCAAGTTcctgcacaaacacagagaacTGTTCACACTCTTCATCGTGGTGTCCACCTTCCTCATCTCACTCTTCTGTGTCACCAAT GGAGGAATCTACGTGTTCACATTATTGGACCACTTTGCAGCAGGGACATCGATCCTCTTCGGCGTGCTGATTGAAGCTATCGGCATCGCCTGGTTTTAtg GTGTGGATCGTTTCAGTGACGATATCCAGGAGATGATCGGGCAGCGCCCTGGAATTTACTGGAGACTCTGCTGGAAATTCGTCAGTCCCTGTTTCCTGCTG TTTATGGTGGTGGTGAGCTTCGCAACCTTCAACCCCCCGAAATACGGCTCATACTCGTTCCCCATGTGGGCCAACATGCTCGGCTGGTGCCTGTCCATCTCCTCCATGATCATGGTTCCCCTCTACGCCATCTACAAGTTCTGCAGGCTGCCCGGAAGCTTCTGCACT AAACTGGCGTACGCCATCACACCGGAGACGGAGCACCACCTGGTGGAGCGCGGGGAGGTGCGACAGTTCACG CTTCATCACTGGCTGGTGGTGTGA
- the LOC113648337 gene encoding mannan-binding lectin serine protease 2-like, translating to MVSSTMLVFCVCMLLVSVCQAIQLAGLIQSPGFPYGYGSNESETWKRCAPPGHVLVLTVLHLDLEESFECENDFLEVSEHGPLAKLCGRKTPEELRSVELRSSSGGCLNITFHSDYSNTERHTGFKLFYTTRDVNECWENTVMCSHFCHNYIGGYSCTCKPGYYLDEDQHECHAECTEQRHGPGVLTSPGSPGPYFENANCSYRLSVNEGEQLWFKFTGVFDVESRHGRCVDFVKIKTDRETFGPFCGKEKPADILATSQRAEVIFYSDLEGTNQGFTLKYNAKGMECSGKVTPDAIVSPERDQYKVGDSILVQCVTGYALSDGDDDNFESTCQLNGEWKPKYSCEPVDCGLPDLPELMKLTEENPETTYQHKISVSCSKEFYKLEGNANFTCQATGEWVAENGEILSEESPQCVPVCGITKSSAGGRVFGGQDAKLGEVPWQLLARYPRGGASLINDRWAITAAHVVENKKTMTFMGGMVNINDKNAFHMETEAIIIHPDYKKDTYDNDIALVKMSSRVPLSRNLLPVCLPKTKTDGPAMENRMGTISGFGATGETVRSEILQYGHVTEFPGVCVETKLVVTNNMFCAGGKDNNLDSCKGDSGGPLVIPMLGYGSAETPYRLKGIVSWGPELCGKEYKKGYYTKVENYLQWISDTMKNN from the exons ATGGTTAGTTCCACCATGCTGGTTTTCTG tgtgtgtatgttgttggtgagtgtgtgtcaggcCATCCAATTGGCAGGACTGATCCAGTCTCCCGGTTTTCCATACGGATATGGCTCCAATGAGTCTGAAACGTGGAAACGTTGCGCTCCGCCAGGTCATGTCCTCGTCCTCACGGTGCTGCACCTGGACCTGGAGGAAAGCTTCGAGTGCGAGAACGACTTCCTGGAG GTATCTGAGCACGGCCCCCTGGCTAAGTTGTGTGGCAGAAAGACGCCTGAGGAGTTGAGGTCTGTCGAGCTCCGCTCGTCCTCCGGAGGCTGTCTCAACATCACCTTCCATTCTGATTACTCCAACACGGAGAGGCACACGGGCTTCAAGCTGTTTTACACAACACGAG ATGTTAATGAATGCTGGGAAAACACTGTGATGTGTTCACATTTTTGTCATAACTACATCGGAGGGTACAGCTGCACCTGCAAACCAGGTTACTACCTCGATGAAGACCAACATGAATGTCATG CCGAATGCACAGAGCAGCGGCACGGCCCCGGAGTGTTAACGTCTCCCGGAAGTCCGGGGCCGTACTTCGAGAACGCCAATTGTTCCTACCGTCTCTCTGTGAATGAAGGAGAGCAACTGTGGTTCAAATTCACCGGCGTGTTTGACGTGGAAAGCAGACACGGACGATGCGTCGACTTCGTCAAA ATCAAGACGGACAGGGAGACGTTTGGACCGTTTTGTGGCAAAGAGAAACCCGCCGACATCCTGGCCACATCCCAGCGTGCTGAAGTCATCTTCTACTCGGACCTGGAGGGAACGAATCAGGGCTTCACGCTCAAGTACAACGCAAAAG GAATGGAATGTTCTGGAAAAGTGACGCCGGACGCCATCGTGTCTCCAGAGAGAGATCAGTACAAAGTGGGCGACTCGATCCTGGTGCAGTGTGTGACGGGATACGCTTTATCC GACGGTGATGATGATAACTTCGAGTCCACGTGTCAGTTAAACGGGGAGTGGAAACCCAAATACAGCTGTGAAC CGGTGGATTGTGGACTTCCTGACCTTCCAGAGCTGATGAAGCTGACGGAGGAAAATCCAGAGACCACATACCAGCACAAAATCAGTGTTAGCTGTTCTAAAGAGTTCTACAAACTGGAAGgaaatg CCAACTTCACCTGTCAAGCTACAGGAGAATGGGTGGCTGAAAACGGAGAGATCCTTTCAGAAGAATCACCGCAGTGTGTCCCAG tgtgtggCATAACTAAATCATCTGCTGGTGGTAGAGTATTTGGGGGACAAGATGCCAAACTGGGTGAAGTTCCCTGGCAGCTCCTGGCTCGATATCCTCGAGGAGGTGCATCTCTAATAAACGATCGGTGGGCCATCACGGCCGCTCATGTGGTGGAAAACAAGAAAACGATGACTTTCATGGGAGGGATGGTCAACATAAATGACAAAAACGCGTTCCACATGGAAACTGAGGCGATAATAATTCACCCTGACTATAAAAAAGATACCTACGATAATGACATCGCCTTGGTGAAGATGTCTTCTCGGGTTCCTCTCAGCAGAAATCTCTTGCCCGTGTGCCTTCCAAAGACAAAAACCGACGGACCAGCAATGGAGAATAGAATGGGGACGATCTCTGGGTTTGGTGCAACAGGAGAAACGGTGCGATCTGAGATCCTGCAGTATGGACACGTGACAGAATTTCCAGGTGTCTGCGTTGAAACTAAACTGGTCGTCACTAATAACATGTTCTGTGCTGGTGGGAAAGACAACAACTTGGACAGCTGTAAAGGAGACAGCGGGGGTCCGCTCGTCATTCCCATGTTGGGGTACGGATCTGCCGAAACACCTTACCGCCTCAAGGGGATAGTTTCGTGGGGTCCTGAACTATGTGGGAAAGAGTATAAAAAAGGTTATTATACCAAAGTGGAGAATTACCTGCAGTGGATTAGTGACACCATGAAAAACAACTAA
- the slc6a3 gene encoding sodium-dependent dopamine transporter isoform X1, protein MFRGRAPATLMSSVIAPSNPSGSTGPKEVELILVKEQNGVQFTTSALVSPTGQTHPSGEERETWAKKIDFLLSVIGFAVDLANVWRFPYLCYKNGGGAFLVPYMFFMVIAGMPLFYMELALGQYNREGAAGVWKICPIFKGVGFTVILISLYVGFYYNVIIAWALFYLFSSFTSELPWVNCNNTWNSANCSDLNATFLNDSHKATPALEYFERGVLHLQDSTGIDNLGLPRWQLTSCLAVVIVVLYFSLWKGVKTSGKVVWITATMPYVVLTVLLLRGVTLPGAMDGIKAYLSVDFLRLCDAQVWIEAATQICFSLGVGFGVLIAFSSYNKFTNNCYRDAIITSSINSLTSFFSGFVIFSFLGYMSQKHNVALDKVATDGPGLVFIIYPEAIATLPGSSVWAVIFFIMLLTLGIDSAMGGMESVITGLIDEFKFLHKHRELFTLFIVVSTFLISLFCVTNGGIYVFTLLDHFAAGTSILFGVLIEAIGIAWFYGVDRFSDDIQEMIGQRPGIYWRLCWKFVSPCFLLFMVVVSFATFNPPKYGSYSFPMWANMLGWCLSISSMIMVPLYAIYKFCRLPGSFCTKLAYAITPETEHHLVERGEVRQFTVRSARIRLLS, encoded by the exons ATGTTCAGAGGCAGAGCTCCGGCCACACTCATGTCCTCAGTCATTGCTCCCTCCAATCCCTCCGGCTCCACGGGACCCAAAGAGGTGGAGCTGATCCTGGTGAAGGAGCAGAACGGCGTTCAGTTCACCACCTCCGCCCTGGTTTCGCCGACCGGCCAGACTCATCCGTCTGGAGAGGAGCGAGAAACCTGGGCCAAGAAAATCGACTTCCTTCTGTCAGTAATCGGCTTCGCCGTGGACCTCGCTAATGTCTGGAGGTTCCCTTACCTGTGCTACAAGAATGGAGGAG GTGCCTTCCTCGTCCCCTACATGTTCTTCATGGTGATCGCCGGAATGCCGCTCTTCTATATGGAGTTAGCGCTGGGACAATACAACCGTGAAGGAGCTGCAGGAGTGTGGAAGATCTGTCCCATATTTAAAG GTGTCGGCTTCACCGTGATCCTCATCTCGCTGTACGTGGGGTTCTACTATAACGTCATCATCGCCTGGGCGCTGTTCTACCTGTTCTCGTCATTCACCTCTGAGCTGCCGTGGGTCAACTGCAACAACACGTGGAACAGTGCAAACTGCTCTGACCTCAACGCCACCTTCCTGAATGACTCGCACAAAGCCACCCCCGCTCTGGAGTACTTTGA ACGTGGTGTGCTGCACCTTCAGGACAGCACAGGGATCGATAACCTCGGACTGCCTCGCTGGCAGCTCACTTCCTGTCTTGCTGTTGTGATTGTCGTCCTTTACTTCAGTCTGTGGAAGGGAGTGAAGACCTCAGGCAAG gtggtgtgGATCACTGCCACCATGCCTTACGTGGTTCTGACAGTTCTCCTGCTGCGAGGTGTGACCCTGCCTGGAGCCATGGACGGCATTAAAGCCTACCTGAGTGTGGACTTTCTACGTCTGTGTGAtgctcag gtctggATTGAGGCGGCGACGCAAATCTGCTTTTCTTTAGGAGTCGGCTTCGGCGTTTTAATCGCCTTTTCCAGCTACAACAAATTCACCAACAACTGCTACAG AGACGCCATCATCACCAGCTCTATCAACTCACTGACCAGCTTCTTCTCTGGCTTTGTCATCTTCTCCTTCCTGGGCTACATGTCGCAGAAACACAACGTGGCTCTTGATAAAGTTGCTACAGACG GTCCTGGTTTGGTGTTTATAATTTACCCAGAAGCCATTGCAACGTTGCCGGGCTCCTCAGTCTGGGCCGTGATCTTCTTCATCATGCTGCTGACGCTGGGCATCGACAGCGCT ATGGGCGGGATGGAGTCAGTAATCACGGGACTCATAGACGAATTCAAGTTcctgcacaaacacagagaacTGTTCACACTCTTCATCGTGGTGTCCACCTTCCTCATCTCACTCTTCTGTGTCACCAAT GGAGGAATCTACGTGTTCACATTATTGGACCACTTTGCAGCAGGGACATCGATCCTCTTCGGCGTGCTGATTGAAGCTATCGGCATCGCCTGGTTTTAtg GTGTGGATCGTTTCAGTGACGATATCCAGGAGATGATCGGGCAGCGCCCTGGAATTTACTGGAGACTCTGCTGGAAATTCGTCAGTCCCTGTTTCCTGCTG TTTATGGTGGTGGTGAGCTTCGCAACCTTCAACCCCCCGAAATACGGCTCATACTCGTTCCCCATGTGGGCCAACATGCTCGGCTGGTGCCTGTCCATCTCCTCCATGATCATGGTTCCCCTCTACGCCATCTACAAGTTCTGCAGGCTGCCCGGAAGCTTCTGCACT AAACTGGCGTACGCCATCACACCGGAGACGGAGCACCACCTGGTGGAGCGCGGGGAGGTGCGACAGTTCACGGTACGCTCAGCTCGGATCAGACTGTTAAGCTGA